One Rhizobiales bacterium GAS188 DNA window includes the following coding sequences:
- a CDS encoding transcriptional regulator, IclR family, translated as MPRIGGKSGGKPGEGVQAALLALRILEHLGRERREVGVTALARALETTKSRIYRHLQTLAHEGYIVQPADSERYKVGPRLVALARTVSDNVDLAVAASDALVELRDALGHSSVVSQVEPDGVRVLATVSGRAPIEIGVRPGSLLSFHASAQGKVALAFGSAEFRARALRGRLEMLTAQTIVSPAALHKEIEKIKEQGWATAPNQSAIGLNTLAAPIFDASGALCGTVGVVDMVQFIEEEPSAQQIERTIAAGRRISEALGHVFK; from the coding sequence ATGCCGCGCATCGGCGGCAAATCGGGCGGCAAACCGGGCGAAGGCGTCCAGGCGGCGCTGCTCGCCTTGCGCATTCTCGAACATCTCGGGCGCGAGCGGCGTGAGGTCGGCGTCACGGCGCTGGCGCGCGCGCTGGAGACCACCAAGAGCCGCATCTACCGCCATCTGCAGACGCTGGCCCATGAGGGCTATATCGTGCAGCCCGCCGATTCCGAGCGCTACAAGGTCGGGCCGCGGCTGGTGGCGCTGGCGCGTACCGTCAGCGACAATGTCGACCTTGCGGTCGCCGCTTCCGATGCCCTGGTCGAGCTGCGCGATGCGCTCGGGCATTCCTCGGTCGTGTCGCAGGTCGAGCCTGACGGCGTCCGGGTGCTGGCGACGGTCTCCGGCCGGGCGCCCATCGAGATCGGCGTGCGGCCAGGCTCGCTGCTCTCCTTCCACGCTTCGGCGCAAGGCAAGGTGGCGCTCGCCTTCGGCTCGGCGGAATTCCGTGCGCGCGCCTTGCGCGGCCGGCTTGAGATGCTGACCGCGCAGACCATCGTCAGCCCGGCCGCGCTGCATAAGGAGATCGAGAAGATCAAGGAGCAGGGCTGGGCCACGGCGCCGAACCAGTCGGCGATCGGCCTCAACACGCTGGCGGCTCCGATCTTCGATGCCTCGGGCGCGTTATGCGGCACGGTCGGCGTCGTCGACATGGTGCAGTTCATCGAGGAAGAGCCCTCGGCGCAGCAGATCGAGCGGACCATCGCTGCCGGGCGGCGAATCTCGGAAGCGCTCGGCCATGTGTTCAAGTGA
- a CDS encoding 2-keto-3-deoxy-L-rhamnonate aldolase RhmA, with protein MSTTPGLSPATGFRKRFIAGEPLLGCFIKTPTSHATEILGGLGFDFVVIDEEHAPFDRVTIDTALLAARAANTAGIVRVAEPTPAKLLSVLDDGATGVLVPHVASPAKARDIVAACRYRGGKRGFSNSPRAGGYGALGAWPHVDAQDAAVTVIAMIEDPEALDEIEAIVAVEGLDGVFIGRGDLTIALGAPSADSAPVRAATEKIAKAARAAGKPVCVMVGSVAETATYRAMGASAFIVSSDQGLMRQAAGRVAADFAALRTPEAARREA; from the coding sequence ATGTCAACGACTCCTGGCCTTTCACCCGCAACCGGCTTCCGCAAGCGGTTCATCGCCGGCGAGCCCTTGCTCGGCTGCTTCATCAAGACGCCGACCAGCCATGCGACCGAGATTCTGGGCGGCCTCGGCTTCGATTTCGTGGTCATCGATGAGGAGCATGCGCCCTTCGACCGCGTGACGATCGACACGGCGCTGCTCGCCGCGCGCGCCGCCAATACGGCGGGCATCGTGCGGGTGGCGGAGCCGACGCCGGCGAAGCTGCTCTCCGTGCTCGATGATGGCGCAACCGGTGTGCTGGTGCCGCATGTGGCGAGCCCCGCCAAGGCGCGCGACATCGTCGCCGCCTGCCGCTATCGGGGCGGCAAGCGCGGCTTCTCGAACTCGCCGCGCGCCGGCGGTTATGGGGCGCTCGGCGCCTGGCCGCATGTCGACGCCCAGGATGCCGCCGTGACCGTGATCGCCATGATCGAGGATCCCGAGGCCCTCGACGAAATCGAGGCGATCGTCGCGGTCGAGGGGCTCGACGGCGTCTTCATCGGGCGCGGGGATCTCACGATCGCGCTCGGCGCGCCGAGTGCGGATTCAGCCCCGGTGCGCGCCGCGACCGAAAAGATCGCCAAGGCCGCCCGCGCCGCCGGCAAGCCGGTCTGCGTCATGGTCGGCTCGGTCGCCGAGACCGCGACCTATCGCGCCATGGGAGCGAGCGCCTTCATCGTCTCGTCCGACCAAGGCCTGATGCGCCAGGCCGCGGGCAGGGTGGCGGCGGATTTCGCCGCGCTCCGGACGCCTGAGGCCGCGCGGCGCGAGGCTTGA
- a CDS encoding branched-chain amino acid transport system ATP-binding protein — protein MTTAESPLLAAHDVSAAYGRVQALKPTSLHIGQGELVTVLGANGAGKTTLLRALTRLTPAQGRIVFENEDVSALPTHRLAHRGVIMVQEGRGLFGQMSVRENLILGAYTHRGEEQGRLDRVFELFPRLKERIGQIAASLSGGEQQMLAIGRALMAQPKLLMLDEPSLGLAPRVASEILETLGELNRRGLGILLVEQKAPLALKLARRVYMIALGRIVAELPASEVKSHHELARYYLH, from the coding sequence GTGACCACCGCCGAAAGCCCCTTGCTGGCCGCCCATGACGTCTCGGCCGCTTATGGGCGCGTGCAGGCCCTGAAGCCGACGAGCCTGCATATCGGCCAGGGCGAGCTCGTCACCGTGCTTGGCGCCAACGGTGCCGGCAAGACGACCTTGCTCAGGGCCCTGACGCGGCTGACGCCGGCGCAAGGCCGGATCGTGTTCGAGAACGAAGACGTCAGCGCCTTGCCGACGCATCGCCTCGCCCATCGCGGCGTGATCATGGTGCAGGAGGGGCGCGGCCTGTTCGGGCAGATGTCGGTGCGCGAGAACCTGATCCTCGGCGCCTACACGCATCGCGGCGAGGAGCAAGGTCGTCTCGACCGGGTGTTCGAGCTCTTCCCGCGGCTCAAGGAACGAATCGGCCAGATCGCCGCCTCGCTCTCGGGCGGAGAGCAGCAGATGCTCGCCATCGGCCGCGCCCTGATGGCGCAGCCGAAGCTGCTGATGCTCGACGAGCCCTCGCTCGGCCTCGCCCCACGCGTCGCCTCCGAGATCCTCGAGACGCTGGGCGAGCTCAACCGCCGGGGCCTCGGCATCCTGCTCGTCGAGCAGAAGGCGCCGCTGGCGCTGAAGCTCGCGCGGCGCGTCTACATGATCGCGCTGGGGCGTATCGTGGCGGAGCTGCCCGCGTCCGAGGTCAAATCCCATCATGAACTCGCTCGCTACTACCTTCACTGA
- a CDS encoding amino acid/amide ABC transporter membrane protein 2, HAAT family: MNSLATTFTEPRRGLALTALPAFAGLALLAYALTSSGYLVTVLGIAAIYGIFCTGLNFFMGYTGQASFGQSAFAAIGGYGSAILCTDHGWEPLAALIAMMALSGAVAFVVGYPTLRLRGHYLAMATFALGLIAYEITIEWTDLTQGYMGYSGIPPLGIGGYELPTEKAQLVAIVVLALIGVWVASRLRHSRFGRALAALAGSEPAARALGIKVSRYKLLAFVVAGLYASAAGSLFGHFVGFISPEVFGTSMVVQSFTMLYLGGIGTAFGPLIGAVIVSLLPEALRGLKEMQDVAYTAILILILIFAPKGLSGLVSLLSQPRETAEGE, encoded by the coding sequence ATGAACTCGCTCGCTACTACCTTCACTGAGCCGCGGCGCGGTCTCGCGCTGACGGCGCTGCCCGCATTCGCCGGGCTGGCGCTCCTCGCCTATGCGCTGACCTCCAGCGGCTATCTCGTCACCGTGCTCGGGATCGCGGCGATCTACGGCATCTTCTGCACCGGCCTCAATTTCTTCATGGGCTATACAGGCCAGGCTTCCTTCGGTCAGAGCGCCTTCGCGGCGATCGGCGGCTATGGCAGCGCCATTCTGTGCACCGACCATGGTTGGGAGCCGCTCGCGGCGCTCATCGCCATGATGGCGCTGTCGGGCGCCGTCGCCTTCGTGGTCGGCTACCCGACCTTGCGGCTGCGCGGCCATTACCTCGCCATGGCGACCTTCGCGCTCGGGCTGATCGCCTATGAGATCACCATCGAATGGACCGACCTGACCCAGGGCTATATGGGCTATTCGGGCATCCCGCCGCTCGGCATCGGCGGCTATGAGCTGCCGACCGAAAAGGCGCAGCTCGTCGCCATCGTCGTCCTGGCGCTGATCGGCGTATGGGTCGCGAGCCGGCTGCGCCATTCGCGCTTCGGGCGGGCGCTCGCGGCGCTCGCCGGCAGCGAGCCCGCGGCGCGTGCGCTCGGCATCAAGGTCTCGCGCTACAAGCTCCTCGCCTTCGTGGTGGCTGGCCTCTACGCCTCGGCGGCGGGCTCGCTCTTCGGGCATTTCGTCGGCTTCATCAGCCCGGAAGTGTTCGGCACCTCGATGGTGGTGCAGAGCTTCACCATGCTCTATCTCGGCGGCATCGGCACGGCCTTCGGGCCGCTGATCGGCGCCGTCATCGTCTCGCTGCTGCCGGAGGCGCTGCGCGGCCTCAAGGAGATGCAGGATGTCGCCTATACGGCGATCCTGATCCTCATCCTGATCTTCGCGCCCAAGGGACTGTCGGGTCTCGTATCCTTGTTGAGCCAGCCTCGCGAAACGGCCGAGGGGGAGTGA
- a CDS encoding Uncharacterized conserved protein, DUF849 family, producing MAARKVIITCAVTGSIHTPSMSPHLPVTAQEIGEAAIGAAEAGAAIVHLHARDPKDGRPDQSIEGFAPFLKVIKQRSNCVVNITTGGAATMTIEERLKPVAVFKPEVASLNMGTMNFGLFPMLARFQDFKHDWERPYLEGSKERIFKNTFADIERILTTCADNGTRFEIECYDIGHLYTLSHFVDRGLVKPPFFVQSVFGILGGIGAHPEDVMQMKRTADRLFGSAYHWSVLGAGRNQMPIAAMSAAMGGNVRVGLEDSLWLGPGKLAESNAAQVRHVRQIIEGLGLAIASPDEAREALELKGGDRVEF from the coding sequence ATGGCCGCTCGTAAAGTCATCATCACCTGCGCCGTCACCGGCTCGATCCACACGCCCTCGATGTCGCCGCATCTGCCGGTCACCGCGCAGGAGATCGGCGAAGCCGCGATCGGCGCGGCCGAAGCCGGCGCTGCCATCGTGCATCTGCATGCGCGCGACCCGAAGGATGGGCGCCCCGATCAGAGCATCGAGGGCTTCGCGCCCTTCCTCAAGGTGATCAAGCAGCGCTCGAACTGCGTCGTCAACATCACGACGGGGGGTGCTGCGACCATGACCATCGAGGAGCGCCTGAAGCCGGTCGCGGTGTTCAAGCCCGAGGTCGCCTCGCTCAATATGGGCACCATGAATTTCGGCCTGTTCCCGATGCTCGCCCGCTTCCAGGACTTCAAGCATGATTGGGAGCGGCCTTATCTCGAAGGCTCGAAGGAGCGCATCTTCAAGAACACCTTCGCCGATATCGAGAGGATCCTCACGACCTGCGCCGATAACGGCACGCGCTTCGAGATCGAGTGCTACGATATCGGTCATCTCTACACGCTCTCGCATTTCGTCGATCGCGGCCTCGTCAAGCCGCCCTTCTTCGTGCAGAGCGTGTTCGGCATCCTGGGCGGCATCGGCGCCCATCCCGAGGATGTGATGCAGATGAAGCGCACGGCCGACCGCCTGTTCGGCAGCGCCTATCACTGGTCGGTTCTGGGGGCCGGCCGCAACCAGATGCCGATCGCCGCCATGTCGGCCGCGATGGGCGGCAATGTGCGCGTCGGCCTCGAGGACTCACTCTGGCTCGGCCCCGGCAAGCTCGCCGAATCGAACGCCGCGCAAGTGCGCCATGTGCGCCAGATCATCGAAGGGCTCGGCCTCGCCATCGCCAGCCCCGACGAGGCGCGCGAGGCGCTCGAGCTCAAGGGCGGCGATCGCGTCGAGTTTTGA
- a CDS encoding amino acid/amide ABC transporter substrate-binding protein, HAAT family, whose amino-acid sequence MSCRHPLIVAAILGLALPATARAEESFKIGASLGLTGYAAATDRAWRDGLTIAVDALNAEGGLLGRKIELVVEDNRSEPQDAVVAYKKMIATDVVQIFDSGCVSAGNFAAAASVVRARLPMMLCSILPQRPEEQRWAFSFLAPPRFEIDARFRYLKEKTDIRKIGILHDPTPYALLMKDLASKIAADFGMEIVATESYKQDDADISVQLGRINAAGGGAVIKMGQGGSTVTVAKNIKQLGLDKMLLLASTDDGAIFKQAGEVLGGRFLFVAPPVQIPDSAAPGPMRDAIDAFLKYWQAKYPDRDPTAGARAWDSMMVIAKAAAIAKSTDGTALRDAVEKLPSYQGAFAALNFSAEQHVGITENPFRMAELKDGKFAVAP is encoded by the coding sequence ATGTCTTGCCGACACCCATTGATCGTGGCCGCCATCCTCGGCCTGGCGCTTCCTGCGACTGCGCGCGCAGAGGAGAGCTTCAAGATCGGCGCTTCGCTCGGGCTGACGGGCTATGCGGCGGCGACCGATCGGGCTTGGCGGGACGGGCTGACCATCGCGGTCGACGCGCTCAATGCCGAAGGGGGCCTGTTGGGGCGCAAGATCGAGCTCGTCGTCGAAGATAACCGCTCCGAACCGCAAGACGCGGTCGTCGCCTACAAGAAGATGATCGCGACCGACGTCGTGCAGATCTTCGACAGCGGCTGCGTCTCGGCCGGCAATTTCGCGGCCGCGGCCTCGGTGGTGCGGGCCCGCCTGCCGATGATGCTGTGCTCCATCCTGCCGCAACGGCCGGAGGAGCAGAGATGGGCCTTCAGCTTCCTCGCCCCGCCACGCTTCGAGATAGATGCTAGATTCCGCTACCTCAAGGAGAAGACCGATATCCGCAAGATCGGCATCCTGCATGATCCGACACCCTATGCGTTGCTGATGAAGGATCTCGCCTCGAAGATCGCCGCCGATTTCGGCATGGAGATCGTGGCTACCGAATCCTACAAGCAGGATGACGCCGATATCAGCGTCCAGCTCGGGCGGATCAATGCGGCCGGAGGCGGGGCGGTGATCAAGATGGGGCAGGGCGGCTCGACCGTGACGGTCGCCAAGAACATCAAGCAGCTCGGCCTCGACAAGATGCTGCTGCTGGCGAGCACCGATGACGGCGCGATCTTCAAGCAGGCCGGCGAAGTCCTGGGCGGGCGCTTCCTGTTCGTGGCGCCGCCCGTGCAGATCCCGGATTCGGCCGCGCCCGGCCCGATGCGCGATGCGATCGACGCCTTCCTCAAATATTGGCAGGCGAAATATCCAGATCGCGACCCGACGGCCGGCGCGCGCGCCTGGGATTCGATGATGGTCATCGCCAAGGCGGCCGCGATCGCCAAGTCGACGGACGGCACGGCCTTGCGCGACGCCGTCGAGAAGCTGCCCTCCTATCAGGGCGCCTTCGCGGCCCTGAATTTCTCGGCCGAGCAGCATGTCGGCATCACCGAGAACCCCTTCCGCATGGCGGAGCTGAAGGACGGCAAATTCGCCGTCGCGCCCTGA